In one Pseudomonas sp. SCA2728.1_7 genomic region, the following are encoded:
- the tusB gene encoding sulfurtransferase complex subunit TusB, with the protein MSTLHVLSHSPFGDDRLTSCLRLIGSTDALLLSGDAVYALQPGTAPFSALEQRQIKLFVLAEDAQARAIDVPDWAEAIDYPAFVELSIHHDKVNSWL; encoded by the coding sequence ATGTCGACTTTGCATGTGTTGTCTCATTCCCCGTTTGGCGACGATCGCCTGACCAGTTGCCTGCGCCTGATCGGCAGTACTGATGCCCTGCTGCTCTCCGGCGATGCGGTGTATGCGTTGCAACCAGGCACCGCGCCGTTCAGTGCACTGGAACAACGCCAAATCAAATTATTCGTCCTTGCCGAAGATGCACAGGCTCGCGCCATTGATGTCCCGGACTGGGCTGAGGCCATTGATTACCCGGCCTTCGTCGAGCTGTCGATCCATCACGACAAGGTCAACAGCTGGCTATGA
- the tusC gene encoding sulfurtransferase complex subunit TusC yields MAKSLLLISRQSPWSGPEAREALDIVLAGGAFDLPIGLLFLDDGVLQLAAGQSAKALQQKDLSANLQALPMFGVEELFYCAESASTRGLGTLSLDEAQPLAAEQITALIDRYDQVITL; encoded by the coding sequence ATGGCTAAATCCCTGTTGCTCATCAGCCGCCAATCACCGTGGTCCGGTCCCGAAGCCCGCGAAGCACTGGACATCGTGCTGGCCGGTGGCGCCTTTGATCTGCCCATTGGCTTGCTGTTTCTCGATGATGGCGTGTTGCAACTCGCCGCCGGGCAGAGCGCCAAAGCCCTGCAGCAGAAAGACTTGAGCGCTAACCTGCAAGCGCTACCGATGTTTGGTGTCGAAGAGTTGTTCTACTGCGCAGAGAGCGCCAGCACTCGTGGCCTCGGCACTCTGTCGCTGGACGAAGCGCAGCCGCTGGCCGCCGAGCAAATCACCGCCCTTATTGACCGTTACGACCAGGTGATCACCCTCTGA
- the tusD gene encoding sulfurtransferase complex subunit TusD — translation MKFAIALFSAAHAPSSRRALLFAQAALAGGHEIVRLFFYQDGVYNAADAVVTPQDELDLPKQWRAFITEQKLDGVVCIAAALRRGVLNAEEAKRYQRDAVSVSAPWELSGLGQLHDAVQDADRLICFGGA, via the coding sequence ATGAAGTTCGCCATCGCGCTGTTTTCCGCCGCCCATGCGCCCTCCTCGCGCCGCGCCCTGCTGTTTGCGCAAGCCGCACTGGCCGGTGGGCATGAAATTGTCCGACTGTTTTTCTATCAGGACGGCGTTTATAACGCTGCGGATGCGGTGGTTACCCCGCAGGACGAACTGGACCTGCCCAAACAATGGCGCGCCTTCATTACCGAGCAAAAGCTGGACGGCGTGGTGTGCATTGCCGCCGCCCTGCGTCGTGGTGTGCTGAACGCTGAAGAAGCCAAGCGTTATCAGCGTGACGCCGTCTCAGTCAGCGCACCGTGGGAATTGTCCGGTCTTGGTCAGTTGCATGATGCGGTGCAAGACGCTGACCGCTTGATCTGCTTCGGAGGTGCGTGA
- a CDS encoding YoaK family protein, with amino-acid sequence MLPSASTHRASPGHPHTQKWRGRIGLALVASLSVLAGMTDAIGFMASGDFVSFMSGNTTRLAVAISDGDVGLTVRLLILVATFIVGNALGVVVARFGGRRALPLLLCIATLLCAAAVWPFDTQLPALMAAIIAMGMLNAAVEEVNGLPVGLTYVTGALSRFGRGLGRWMLGERRSGWRVQLVPWSGMFIGAILGAVLEHHLGLKAMFVSGLLAAMIGLLSLKIPRRWQLGYMPR; translated from the coding sequence ATGCTGCCATCCGCCTCGACTCACCGCGCCAGCCCCGGCCACCCGCACACACAAAAGTGGCGCGGGCGGATTGGTCTGGCGCTGGTGGCCAGCCTCTCGGTACTGGCCGGAATGACCGACGCCATTGGCTTTATGGCCAGCGGCGATTTCGTCTCGTTCATGAGCGGCAACACCACCCGACTCGCCGTGGCGATCAGCGATGGCGACGTCGGGCTGACCGTGCGTTTGTTGATCCTCGTTGCAACATTTATTGTCGGCAATGCCTTGGGGGTCGTCGTCGCACGTTTCGGCGGCCGCCGGGCGCTGCCGCTGCTGTTGTGTATCGCCACCCTGCTGTGCGCGGCAGCGGTCTGGCCATTCGACACCCAACTGCCGGCGCTGATGGCGGCGATCATTGCGATGGGCATGCTCAACGCGGCGGTCGAAGAAGTGAATGGCTTGCCGGTCGGGCTGACTTACGTGACTGGCGCGTTGTCGCGGTTCGGCCGTGGATTGGGCCGCTGGATGCTTGGCGAACGGCGCAGTGGCTGGCGGGTGCAACTGGTGCCCTGGAGCGGAATGTTTATCGGCGCGATTCTGGGGGCAGTGCTGGAACATCATTTGGGACTGAAGGCGATGTTTGTCAGCGGGTTGCTGGCCGCGATGATCGGGCTGCTATCGCTGAAAATCCCGCGGCGCTGGCAATTGGGTTACATGCCGCGCTAA
- a CDS encoding DUF6388 family protein, producing MAPTDQRHEHALKIFLDARPELRETLDHLNPLLAQAKGETQAQYREERLHEAFEAEAESRGLFAWELTLLLTADSPEEYQAQRLEVHREVAEMAGMDWLEYCDLYGIEP from the coding sequence ATGGCGCCTACCGACCAGCGACATGAACATGCCCTGAAAATATTTCTCGACGCGCGTCCCGAACTGCGCGAAACCCTCGACCACCTCAACCCGTTACTGGCCCAGGCCAAAGGCGAAACTCAAGCACAGTATCGCGAAGAGCGCCTGCATGAAGCGTTTGAGGCCGAAGCGGAAAGTCGCGGACTGTTCGCCTGGGAGCTGACCCTGCTACTGACCGCTGACTCGCCTGAGGAATACCAGGCGCAGCGCCTGGAAGTACATCGTGAAGTCGCGGAAATGGCCGGGATGGATTGGCTGGAATATTGCGATCTGTATGGCATAGAACCGTAA
- a CDS encoding GNAT family N-acetyltransferase, with protein sequence MNLRIELSQNPTEEERTAILAPLRAHNVAKAGPSTFEPIALLVRDEHDAILGGLYAHTFYRWLFIELLAVPEQGRGKGIGSQLMQRAEDLAREKDCVGIWLDTFSFQAPEFYKKLGFSECGEILDYPLGHKRHFFQKRLIG encoded by the coding sequence ATGAATTTGCGCATCGAGCTGTCACAAAACCCGACCGAAGAAGAACGCACAGCCATCCTTGCACCGCTGCGTGCGCACAACGTTGCCAAAGCCGGACCGTCGACCTTCGAGCCGATCGCTCTGTTAGTGCGTGATGAACACGACGCGATCCTCGGTGGTTTGTATGCCCACACGTTCTATCGTTGGCTGTTCATTGAGCTACTGGCGGTGCCGGAACAGGGTCGCGGCAAGGGTATCGGCTCGCAGTTGATGCAGAGGGCGGAAGATCTGGCACGGGAAAAAGACTGCGTTGGCATCTGGCTCGACACCTTTTCCTTCCAGGCACCGGAGTTTTACAAGAAGCTTGGATTTAGCGAATGCGGAGAGATTCTGGATTATCCACTGGGACATAAGCGGCATTTCTTCCAGAAGCGACTGATTGGTTGA
- a CDS encoding hemerythrin domain-containing protein, with amino-acid sequence MNIFEALRESHDRQRTYAKNLIETSGDTPERVEAYKLLKAELQAHETAEERHFYIPLMEYDNGVDLSRHAISEHHEMDEMMEELDETEMSSPAWLATAKKLSDKVHHHLKEEEQKFFQMAGKLLSEKQKEQLAGQYEKEFNAQLP; translated from the coding sequence ATGAATATTTTCGAAGCCCTTCGCGAAAGCCACGACCGCCAGCGTACTTACGCCAAAAACCTGATCGAAACCAGCGGTGACACCCCGGAGCGGGTTGAGGCTTATAAGTTGTTGAAAGCCGAATTGCAGGCCCACGAAACGGCCGAAGAGCGTCATTTCTACATTCCGTTGATGGAATACGACAACGGTGTCGATCTCAGCCGCCACGCCATTTCCGAACACCATGAAATGGACGAGATGATGGAAGAACTCGACGAGACCGAGATGTCCAGCCCGGCCTGGCTGGCCACTGCCAAAAAGCTCTCTGACAAAGTTCACCATCACCTGAAGGAAGAAGAACAGAAGTTCTTCCAGATGGCTGGCAAATTGCTCAGCGAAAAACAGAAAGAACAACTCGCCGGGCAGTACGAAAAGGAGTTCAACGCACAGCTGCCGTGA
- a CDS encoding lytic polysaccharide monooxygenase auxiliary activity family 9 protein → MNQPQAQTQLRHGRVISPASRGAVAIEQGLLGAWQVNEMEGGKNFPALAAGPFPAPYQSDSDSVTPPADGYILSGGKSDARDCVNFTHDEMSKKLARPFTWPLLNVTPGQTLEIKWEYTAPHTTRGYRWLITKDGWDPKQRITRAQLEAQPFFEDFYTQVPYYSYPNELKAKVNHAVKLPTNKTGHHVIVLMWIVANTGNAFYQAFDVDFK, encoded by the coding sequence ATGAATCAACCACAAGCACAAACCCAACTGCGACACGGTCGTGTGATTTCCCCTGCAAGCCGCGGTGCGGTAGCGATCGAGCAAGGATTGCTCGGTGCCTGGCAGGTCAACGAAATGGAAGGCGGGAAGAATTTCCCGGCGCTGGCGGCGGGGCCGTTCCCGGCGCCTTACCAGAGCGACTCGGACAGTGTCACGCCACCGGCCGACGGCTACATTCTCAGCGGTGGCAAGAGCGATGCCCGCGATTGCGTGAACTTCACCCATGACGAAATGAGCAAAAAACTCGCTCGTCCGTTCACCTGGCCGCTGCTCAATGTCACCCCGGGGCAAACCCTCGAAATCAAATGGGAATACACCGCGCCGCACACCACCCGTGGTTACCGTTGGCTGATCACCAAGGATGGCTGGGACCCGAAACAACGCATCACTCGCGCGCAACTGGAAGCCCAACCGTTCTTCGAGGACTTCTACACTCAGGTGCCTTATTACAGCTACCCGAATGAATTGAAGGCCAAGGTCAATCACGCGGTGAAACTACCGACCAACAAGACGGGCCATCACGTGATCGTGCTGATGTGGATCGTCGCCAATACCGGCA